A window of the Bacillota bacterium genome harbors these coding sequences:
- the cobM gene encoding precorrin-4 C(11)-methyltransferase has translation MSPGPPVHPVYFVGAGPGDPELLTLKAARLLRSAQVVVYAGSLVNPTLLDGVPPSASLRDSSGMTLGEILTVLEETHRQGHLAVRLHTGESSLYGAIAEQIERLEARGVPCQVVPGVSSFQAAAATLKREFTVPGVSQTLILTRVAGKTPVPDQESLGGLAAHGSSLCLFLSAAMAAEVERDLGRGYSPDTPVAVVEKASWPEERVITGRLSELTAMITEAGITRTALILVGRFLEAGGQRSRLYHGRFSHSHRPGGAMP, from the coding sequence ATGTCACCAGGCCCCCCCGTACACCCCGTCTACTTCGTTGGCGCCGGGCCGGGCGATCCCGAGCTCCTTACACTGAAGGCCGCAAGGCTCCTGAGGTCGGCCCAGGTGGTGGTGTATGCGGGTTCTCTTGTGAATCCCACCCTCTTGGATGGTGTGCCCCCGAGCGCCTCCCTCCGGGACTCCTCCGGTATGACCCTGGGAGAGATCCTCACGGTCCTGGAGGAGACCCACCGCCAGGGACACCTGGCGGTAAGGCTCCACACAGGGGAGTCCAGCCTTTACGGGGCCATAGCCGAGCAGATAGAGCGCCTGGAGGCCCGGGGGGTCCCATGCCAGGTGGTGCCGGGGGTCAGTTCCTTCCAGGCCGCCGCGGCGACACTGAAGCGGGAGTTCACGGTTCCCGGGGTTTCCCAGACCCTCATATTGACCCGGGTGGCAGGGAAGACACCGGTACCTGACCAGGAATCCCTGGGGGGACTGGCAGCCCACGGATCCAGCCTGTGCCTCTTCTTGAGCGCTGCCATGGCGGCGGAGGTTGAGAGGGATCTGGGCAGGGGTTATAGCCCGGACACTCCAGTTGCGGTGGTGGAGAAGGCATCCTGGCCGGAAGAAAGGGTCATCACGGGACGCCTCTCCGAACTCACGGCCATGATCACCGAAGCTGGGATAACCCGCACAGCCCTGATCCTCGTGGGTCGTTTTCTGGAGGCCGGTGGGCAGAGGTCCAGGCTCTATCACGGGCGTTTCTCCCACTCTCACAGACCGGGGGGCGCGATGCCGTGA
- the cobI gene encoding precorrin-2 C(20)-methyltransferase has protein sequence MSGLDNLGTLTGVGVGPGDPNLLTLRALKALDTADLVVAPVPSPGKSSRALAIAEAGLRKRLHAMSLVLPMTPDQGLLRRAHQQAARCLLEHLEMGENLAYVTLGDPSLYSTFGYLVEEVRSLEPLVPVEVVPGVPAFLAAAAIVPWPLARGRERLLISPCPQKEEALAVLLGICDSLALLKVGDRGPRVKDFLRAHYPGAQLFQGTHLGLEGQNNAPQVHDAYLSTILIKHEKGGACS, from the coding sequence ATGAGCGGTCTCGATAACCTCGGGACACTCACGGGGGTAGGTGTTGGCCCCGGAGACCCCAATCTCCTTACCCTGCGGGCCTTGAAGGCATTGGACACAGCAGACTTGGTGGTGGCCCCTGTGCCTTCACCAGGCAAGAGCAGCAGAGCGCTGGCCATTGCCGAGGCCGGGCTCAGGAAGCGTCTTCACGCCATGAGCCTTGTCCTTCCCATGACCCCGGATCAAGGCCTCCTCAGGCGGGCCCACCAGCAGGCAGCCCGGTGCTTGCTGGAGCACCTGGAGATGGGGGAGAACCTGGCCTACGTCACCCTGGGGGATCCCAGTCTCTATAGCACCTTCGGCTATCTCGTTGAGGAGGTCCGGTCCCTGGAGCCCTTGGTTCCGGTGGAGGTGGTGCCAGGTGTTCCTGCCTTCCTCGCCGCGGCCGCCATTGTCCCGTGGCCCCTGGCCAGGGGGAGGGAGAGGCTGTTGATATCCCCCTGTCCCCAGAAGGAGGAGGCTCTTGCCGTTCTTCTGGGCATCTGCGATTCCCTGGCCTTGCTGAAAGTTGGAGACCGGGGACCTCGGGTGAAGGATTTCCTCCGGGCTCACTACCCCGGAGCCCAGTTGTTCCAGGGGACTCATCTTGGCCTGGAAGGGCAAAACAATGCCCCTCAGGTCCATGACGCCTATCTATCCACCATTCTAATTAAGCACGAGAAAGGAGGGGCCTGTTCGTGA
- the cbiT gene encoding precorrin-6Y C5,15-methyltransferase (decarboxylating) subunit CbiT yields the protein MRLWPFTVPGIPDELFAKGTVPMTKAEVRCLVLSQARLSRHHCIWDVGSGTGSVSVEAALLAPEGRVFAVERDPSATDLTRENLIRFGVENATLIHDEAPGCLRELPPADRVILSGTGGRQREILAALCSLINTPFRVVAVTVTADGVGRFLEVFEESGYRNIQATMVTIARSEPVGPVKLWRGLNPVTIISAERGGET from the coding sequence GTGAGACTGTGGCCCTTCACTGTACCGGGGATCCCCGATGAGCTCTTCGCCAAAGGCACTGTTCCCATGACCAAGGCCGAGGTGCGCTGCCTCGTGCTCTCCCAGGCGAGGCTGTCCCGGCACCACTGCATTTGGGACGTGGGTTCCGGGACCGGTTCCGTCAGTGTGGAGGCGGCCCTCCTGGCCCCGGAGGGGAGGGTGTTCGCCGTGGAGAGGGACCCTTCCGCCACGGATCTGACCCGCGAGAACCTTATTCGCTTTGGCGTTGAGAACGCCACCCTTATTCACGATGAGGCGCCAGGATGCCTGCGGGAGCTGCCCCCGGCCGACCGGGTAATCCTGAGCGGGACGGGAGGCCGGCAGCGAGAAATCCTGGCGGCACTGTGCTCCCTCATAAACACCCCATTCAGGGTGGTTGCCGTCACAGTCACGGCCGACGGGGTAGGCCGCTTTTTGGAGGTCTTTGAGGAAAGTGGCTACCGGAACATCCAGGCCACCATGGTGACGATTGCCCGGTCCGAGCCGGTGGGACCGGTTAAGCTGTGGCGGGGCTTGAACCCTGTCACTATCATCAGTGCGGAAAGGGGGGGTGAGACATGA
- the cbiE gene encoding precorrin-6y C5,15-methyltransferase (decarboxylating) subunit CbiE has product MEPRHRIAVVGIGPGPREWLAPAAEEAIRSADLLVGGRRHLEEYAGNKPAVLLDRDLDRAFRDMERARRVAVLASGDPGLYGILGRLREYFGPGSLQVFPGISAFQMAFARACLPWHSALLLSLHGREHRLGEYLDAVEDALEARHPVAVLTGQGLGPQVLARALLKRGFSSHRFLVGENLGYPEERVMEGTVRELSSVAQPWEPAVVVVIP; this is encoded by the coding sequence TTGGAACCTAGACACCGCATAGCTGTAGTAGGCATAGGACCGGGGCCAAGGGAATGGCTAGCACCTGCCGCCGAGGAGGCCATTCGCTCCGCAGATCTCTTGGTGGGAGGCAGGAGGCACCTTGAGGAGTATGCCGGAAACAAGCCCGCCGTTCTGCTGGACCGTGACCTGGACAGGGCCTTCCGGGATATGGAGAGGGCTCGCCGGGTGGCGGTTCTGGCCTCGGGCGACCCAGGGCTCTACGGGATCCTGGGACGCCTGAGGGAATACTTCGGGCCCGGGTCCCTGCAGGTGTTTCCTGGCATAAGTGCGTTCCAGATGGCCTTCGCCAGGGCTTGCCTTCCCTGGCACAGTGCCCTCCTGCTGAGCCTGCACGGCCGGGAGCACCGGCTAGGAGAGTATCTTGATGCCGTGGAAGATGCCCTGGAGGCACGCCATCCGGTGGCTGTTCTCACCGGGCAGGGCCTTGGACCCCAGGTCTTGGCGAGGGCGCTCCTAAAGAGAGGCTTTTCATCCCACCGCTTCCTGGTGGGGGAGAACCTGGGCTACCCAGAGGAGCGGGTGATGGAGGGGACCGTGAGGGAACTGAGTTCCGTTGCCCAGCCATGGGAGCCCGCTGTAGTGGTGGTGATCCCGTGA
- the cbiD gene encoding cobalt-precorrin-5B (C(1))-methyltransferase CbiD, whose amino-acid sequence MESLLDAEALEYTYPDGTKALKKAYLEVRSGEITTVLGPNGAGKSTLFQCLNGLLRPQAGLFRYLGREVTYSRESLRGLRSAVGLVFQNPEAQLFCGTVAQDVSFGPLNLRLSPGQARERVEEALQATGIENLRERPAHLLSFGQKRLAAIAGVIAMRPRVIVMDEPTSFLDPPSQEKVMALLAEFRERGLGIVLATHDVDLAYTMSDRLFVLEDGATMTSGRPREVFEDLAGALRQPLLLAIARELAAKGLLLPGALPRSLGELKEGLLGRQGMRLGCTTGVCAAAAAKAAVLGLTGISTEQVQIKTPFGRLLTLNILASSRNGQEASCSVRKDGGDDPDVTSGLPIVATARWAPAGYPRVRLQAGNGVGVATRPGLKVPVGEPAINPVPRDLIIQEVLQVLPQDRAVEIILEVPGGERAARSTLNAKLGIVGGISILGTTGLVRPMSREAMRDSVALQVDALAASGHCTVVLTPGNLGLKHAGRYGIERERVCECGNFLGDALIRCRETGIKRALLFGHIGKIGKMAAGIFDTHSRVADARRETLVAHAALAGARHSVLETLMGCATTEEAIGIIDEAGLGEVFLRIAREASRRASDYTGGEVETGTVLTDGNGSILGLDQGARDMGREHDWNLDTA is encoded by the coding sequence ATGGAGAGCCTGCTGGACGCCGAGGCGCTGGAGTATACGTACCCGGACGGAACGAAAGCCCTGAAGAAGGCTTACCTGGAAGTCAGATCTGGCGAAATCACTACGGTACTTGGGCCTAACGGGGCTGGCAAGTCCACCCTGTTCCAGTGTCTCAACGGCCTCTTGCGGCCTCAAGCGGGGCTCTTCCGTTACCTGGGGCGTGAGGTGACGTACTCCCGGGAATCCCTCAGGGGGCTAAGAAGCGCTGTTGGCCTGGTGTTCCAGAACCCGGAGGCCCAGCTCTTCTGCGGCACAGTGGCCCAGGACGTCTCCTTCGGTCCCTTGAACCTCAGGTTGTCCCCGGGGCAGGCCAGGGAAAGGGTGGAGGAGGCCCTTCAGGCGACCGGGATCGAGAACCTCAGGGAAAGGCCCGCCCATCTTCTTAGTTTCGGGCAGAAACGCCTGGCAGCCATAGCCGGGGTCATAGCCATGAGACCCAGAGTGATCGTGATGGACGAGCCCACCAGCTTCCTTGACCCTCCCTCCCAGGAGAAGGTAATGGCGCTGCTGGCAGAGTTCCGGGAGCGGGGCCTGGGGATCGTTCTAGCCACCCATGACGTAGATCTGGCCTACACCATGTCGGACAGGTTATTCGTTCTCGAAGACGGCGCCACCATGACATCAGGAAGACCCAGGGAGGTCTTTGAGGATTTGGCAGGGGCGTTGAGGCAACCGCTCCTCCTGGCCATAGCCCGGGAACTGGCAGCCAAGGGCCTCCTGCTCCCGGGAGCGCTTCCCCGGAGCCTCGGGGAACTGAAGGAGGGGTTATTGGGAAGACAGGGCATGCGTCTGGGATGCACTACAGGAGTATGTGCCGCGGCTGCTGCCAAGGCTGCTGTGCTTGGCTTGACTGGGATCTCAACCGAACAGGTCCAGATCAAGACCCCCTTCGGGCGACTCCTGACCCTGAACATTCTGGCCAGCTCCAGAAATGGCCAGGAGGCCAGTTGCTCCGTAAGGAAGGACGGGGGAGATGATCCTGATGTCACATCAGGCCTGCCCATCGTGGCAACCGCCCGCTGGGCACCGGCGGGATACCCTCGGGTTCGCCTGCAGGCGGGAAATGGAGTAGGGGTGGCTACCCGGCCGGGGCTCAAGGTGCCCGTGGGGGAGCCAGCCATTAATCCCGTTCCCAGGGATCTCATCATCCAGGAGGTCCTCCAGGTGCTCCCGCAGGACAGGGCGGTGGAGATTATCCTGGAGGTGCCTGGAGGCGAGAGGGCCGCCAGGTCCACCCTAAATGCCAAACTTGGCATAGTGGGGGGCATCTCCATACTTGGCACCACCGGGTTGGTGCGCCCCATGTCAAGGGAGGCGATGAGGGATTCCGTTGCCCTTCAGGTGGATGCGCTGGCAGCGTCAGGTCACTGCACTGTGGTGCTCACCCCTGGGAATCTCGGCCTGAAGCATGCGGGAAGATACGGAATTGAGAGGGAGCGGGTATGCGAGTGCGGCAACTTCTTGGGGGACGCCCTGATAAGATGCAGGGAGACCGGGATCAAGAGAGCCCTCCTCTTTGGCCACATTGGCAAGATAGGGAAGATGGCTGCCGGGATCTTCGACACCCACAGCCGGGTTGCTGATGCCCGCAGGGAAACCCTGGTGGCCCATGCGGCCCTTGCCGGGGCGCGCCATTCCGTCTTGGAGACCCTCATGGGTTGCGCTACCACGGAGGAGGCCATCGGGATCATAGATGAGGCTGGGCTCGGGGAGGTCTTCCTCAGGATTGCCAGGGAGGCCTCAAGGCGGGCTTCTGATTACACCGGGGGAGAGGTGGAAACGGGCACAGTGCTGACGGATGGAAATGGCTCTATACTGGGGCTCGATCAAGGGGCTCGCGATATGGGGAGAGAGCACGATTGGAACCTAGACACCGCATAG
- the cbiQ gene encoding cobalt ECF transporter T component CbiQ encodes MFDTWPYLSPMRRTHPGLKACVALAGLVCSLVSGSFLTLLCILTLFLGITVWWGGVRPLILLGYMAIPILSIAPGVLVLSLTLGAPEGLSSLGKTLAFRPDALEVSMVVASRALAAVSALYFLALTTPITDLAWLLRRLRVPGTAVELFALGHRYIHLFLKASQSIRKAQVSRLGYQGAVSSLHSLAYLTSSLFARCLFLSGQLSDSMESRNYTGTISVLEEEYSLSTPEVCRGAGFITVLVLLTLMGGK; translated from the coding sequence ATGTTCGATACCTGGCCCTATCTCAGTCCCATGAGAAGGACGCACCCTGGCTTGAAGGCCTGCGTTGCCTTGGCCGGCCTCGTCTGCTCGCTGGTGTCGGGCTCCTTCCTCACCCTTCTTTGCATTCTCACACTCTTCCTGGGGATAACCGTCTGGTGGGGTGGTGTCCGGCCACTGATCCTTCTTGGGTACATGGCAATACCCATACTCTCCATAGCGCCAGGGGTATTGGTGTTGAGTCTCACCCTGGGTGCGCCGGAAGGGCTCTCTTCCCTCGGCAAGACCCTGGCCTTCAGGCCGGATGCCCTGGAGGTCTCCATGGTGGTAGCCTCCAGGGCACTGGCAGCCGTGTCGGCCCTTTACTTCCTGGCCCTGACCACTCCCATTACAGACCTGGCTTGGCTCCTCCGTCGGTTACGGGTCCCCGGGACCGCAGTAGAACTTTTCGCCCTAGGTCACCGGTATATTCACCTTTTCCTCAAGGCCTCACAATCCATCAGAAAAGCTCAGGTCTCCCGCCTGGGCTACCAGGGTGCCGTTTCCAGCCTTCACTCCCTGGCCTACCTCACTTCAAGTCTCTTCGCTAGGTGCCTTTTCCTATCAGGACAACTCAGCGACAGCATGGAGTCCCGGAACTACACTGGAACCATCAGTGTGCTGGAAGAGGAATACTCCCTCAGTACCCCAGAGGTGTGCCGGGGAGCCGGTTTCATCACAGTTCTGGTCCTGCTTACACTCATGGGAGGTAAGTGA